The Humulus lupulus chromosome 3, drHumLupu1.1, whole genome shotgun sequence genome window below encodes:
- the LOC133822824 gene encoding protein STRICTOSIDINE SYNTHASE-LIKE 10-like translates to MMMMLKAPLLLIIFGLGYILSPSSSSTSSSAAAVAASFVYPRNYEQIELSRASGPESIAFDCHGNGPYVSASDGTILKWEGPNLGWKEFAITSPNRPRSICDGSTNEETEPICGRPLGLKFDQRTCNLYIADAYFGLLMVGPSGGVAQQVATSANGSPFGFANALDIDTQTGVVYFTDSSTLFQRRVWLYSLLSRERTGRLIQYDPRTNETTVLLKGLAFPDGVALSNDKSFLLLAESTTMKIFRYWLQGPKAQTLELFAQLGRSPDNIKTNQNGEFWVALNTGRAVVKSLVHQKFKGIVVLPSWIRDPVAVKFDRDGNVVQALDGGGGNPLESVSEAEEHGGSMWFGSAVKSYVGVLHPIK, encoded by the exons atgatgatgatgttgaagGCACCACTTTTGTTAATCATCTTTGGTTTGGGTTATATTTTGAGTCCATCATCGTCGTCGACGTCGTCGTCAGCAGCAGCTGTAGCTGCTTCCTTTGTGTACCCTCGAAACTACGAGCAGATAGAGCTCTCAAGGGCTTCTGGTCCAGAAAGCATTGCCTTCGATTGCCATGGAAATGGCCCCTACGTCAGCGCATCAGATGGTACAATCCTTAAATGGGAAGGACCAAACTTGGGTTGGAAAGAGTTTGCCATCACTTCACCTAACAG GCCGAGGAGTATATGTGACGGGTCAACCAACGAGGAGACCGAGCCAATCTGTGGAAGGCCATTGGGGCTGAAGTTTGACCAGAGGACTTGTAATCTCTACATCGCAGATGCTTATTTTGGGCTGCTGATGGTAGGGCCCAGTGGAGGCGTGGCCCAGCAAGTTGCCACTTCTGCTAATGGATCACCCTTTGGATTTGCAAATGCTTTGGATATTGACACCCAAACTGGAGTCGTTTATTTTACAGATTCCAGCACCTTATTCCAGAGAAG GGTATGGTTATATTCATTACTGAGTAGAGAAAGAACAGGAAGGCTAATCCAATACGATCCACGAACAAATGAAACAACAGTTTTGCTCAAAGGCCTGGCCTTTCCAGATGGTGTGGCCCTAAGCAACGACAAGTCATTTCTCCTCCTAGCCGAGTCTACGACAATGAAAATCTTCAGGTATTGGCTTCAAGGACCCAAGGCACAAACCTTGGAACTCTTCGCCCAACTAGGTAGGTCTCCTGATAACATTAAAACGAACCAAAATGGTGAGTTTTGGGTAGCTTTGAACACTGGCAGAGCCGTCGTCAAAAGTCTAGTTCACCAAAAGTTTAAAGGGATAGTTGTGTTACCAAGTTGGATTCGAGACCCGGTTGCCGTTAAGTTTGACAGAGATGGAAACGTAGTGCAAGCGTTGGACGGCGGCGGCGGCAACCCACTTGAATCTGTTAGTGAAGCTGAAGAACATGGCGGAAGCATGTGGTTTGGCTCTGCTGTCAAGTCTTATGTTGGTGTTTTACATCCaatcaaataa